Proteins from a genomic interval of Bradyrhizobium sp. CCBAU 53340:
- a CDS encoding ABC transporter substrate-binding protein has translation MTVFLRILLAASMAFGVFAPGGRAVAADAKPLNIVFVSPGKTGEVYWDMVAQTMQAAGRKLNANVEVLTSERNYRTMQELGLGVVARPDKPDFLILSNEESAAVPILEAAEAAGIKTLLLSNTLIGADAVRFGPPRQTLKNWLGDITTDLTTAGARMANALIGAARNEKWQSPDGKIHLLGIGGDEITPASIARNAGLQLAVAAAPDVVVDRMLFANWTQSEAEQVAANYLGWAQRKGIRPAGIWAGNDPMALGALRAVEAAGITPGENIQVVGLNWSEDALREIKAGRLLLTDGGHFLLGGWSVVLLRDYADGCDFASASPHVEVKTSAITRDNLDSVAGLIKARAFDRIDFARFRAKPDRCGQYDFSVSALISSLSSPSSAGE, from the coding sequence ATGACGGTATTTCTGCGGATATTGCTCGCGGCGAGCATGGCCTTCGGCGTTTTCGCGCCAGGTGGCCGGGCTGTTGCGGCCGATGCAAAACCGCTCAACATTGTCTTCGTGAGCCCCGGCAAGACCGGTGAGGTCTACTGGGACATGGTCGCGCAGACCATGCAGGCCGCGGGCCGCAAGCTCAATGCCAATGTCGAGGTGCTGACCAGCGAGCGCAACTATCGCACCATGCAGGAGCTCGGTCTTGGCGTGGTCGCGCGTCCTGACAAGCCCGACTTTCTCATTCTATCGAACGAGGAATCCGCCGCCGTCCCGATCCTGGAGGCCGCCGAGGCTGCCGGCATCAAGACGCTGCTGCTATCGAACACGCTGATCGGCGCGGATGCGGTGCGCTTTGGGCCGCCGCGCCAAACGCTGAAGAACTGGCTCGGCGACATCACGACCGATTTGACGACCGCGGGCGCGCGGATGGCGAATGCGCTGATCGGCGCAGCACGCAACGAAAAATGGCAAAGCCCCGACGGCAAGATCCATCTGCTCGGGATCGGCGGCGACGAGATCACGCCGGCCTCGATTGCCCGCAACGCCGGGCTCCAGCTCGCCGTCGCTGCCGCGCCCGACGTGGTGGTGGACCGGATGCTGTTTGCCAACTGGACGCAGTCGGAAGCGGAGCAGGTTGCCGCCAACTATCTCGGCTGGGCCCAGCGCAAGGGCATCCGTCCGGCCGGAATCTGGGCCGGGAACGACCCGATGGCGCTCGGCGCGCTGCGGGCCGTTGAGGCTGCCGGCATCACACCGGGCGAGAACATCCAGGTGGTCGGCCTCAACTGGTCGGAGGACGCGCTGCGCGAAATCAAGGCCGGGCGCCTGCTGCTGACCGATGGCGGTCATTTCCTGCTGGGCGGCTGGTCGGTCGTGCTGCTGCGCGACTATGCCGATGGTTGCGACTTCGCGTCCGCTTCGCCCCATGTCGAGGTCAAGACGTCGGCGATCACGCGCGACAATCTCGACTCGGTGGCCGGGCTGATCAAGGCCCGGGCCTTCGACCGCATCGACTTTGCGCGGTTCAGGGCAAAGCCGGACCGTTGCGGCCAATACGATTTCTCCGTGAGCGCACTGATCTCGTCGCTGTCGTCACCAAGCAGCGCTGGTGAATGA